Within Xiphias gladius isolate SHS-SW01 ecotype Sanya breed wild chromosome 14, ASM1685928v1, whole genome shotgun sequence, the genomic segment TAATGCGGACTTTATTTTGTCATCTATGTGCGATACTCAGTTTCAATGCTATGGTCCAATGACTCTAATGACTGTTTCAGGCGTAGCGTTCCCTCCATACTCCACTTAGCTGACCTCGTCTTTGCTTCCGCTTCTGGTGGCGAACTCAGCAGAGTAACACACAGTCTGAACATCTGCTGTAATACAGAACGGATGTGTTGTTACATGCAGCGCTCCTACACATGTTCAtctcactttttcaaaaagttgAACAAAGctttttctgaaatttgatCAGCTGTCACTGTTATGCGTGACGGTTGTGGCTGGACAGTACAGCAGTTAACTAGACAGCAGTGGAATGTAACTGGGTATAATTACTTGAGTACTGCacttaaatataattttgagAGACTAAGTATTTCCAATTTCTACGTCATACTCCACTATTTTTCAGtgggaaatattgtacatttcaccgcattacatttatttgaaatctGTAGATACTCaagacatacagtactgtgcaaaagttttaggtcCCCATTGCAAAAACAAAGCGGATAATTTCTCAGCAACCAAGAGGATATATTCTAAAAGTTGTTCCCTTAATATGAGAGACTGTAACTATGATACCACTTTTTAGATAAAGTTACACCCATGAGTTTTTCTGGTCCCAGCTCTGTAAACAACAGTTTACAGAGCTTGTTTAGATTAGTTTAGATTCTTGCCCATCACAATATACCATCAGGGCGGCATCTGATTGGTctcacattcatacacattGACAGTGACACCAAACAtgcagccagagtcataaagaactatcttcagagacaagaggaataaggagtcctgcagcagatggtctaGCCCTCcgcagagccctgatctcaacatcatggagtcagtctgggagtacatggagagacagaagacactgagacagcctgaatccacagaagaactgtggcaagttctctAAGACGcctggaacaacctacctgccaagtaccttgaaaaactatGTGCAGGAGTACCGAGGAGAACTGTtactgttttaaaggcaaagtaTGGTCACAACAAATACTGATTAGGTTtaggttggtttttttttgtttactacaGTTTATATGAGGTTaattgataaaacaaaaactattcaTGGTGCTAtgtttgaaagcatcctcactttacttttattacCTAAagcttttgcacagtactgtatatgttataAATGGGGTGCTAAAGAAATTAGCTCCCTTTTTAtcagctaaaacattaaaatgatgcttACGTGTTAAACTCTGAGAGGAGACACTCTGCTGCATAgaaactacttttacttttgatcatttaaatgctttttattatttttttttcttccgtaAGGGTtcgaatgcaggacttttgaCTTATATCgctgtattgctacttttatttaagttaaAGATGTGACTACCTCTCCCACCACTGCATCTTCGGAGCTGCATTTGCAGCCACTTAAAACAGCCGGTCGTGTGTGCCCAGATGACTTAGCAACAACTATTTTCGCAAATGTTTCAGTGGGATCCGAGAGAGGTAAGACGGAGAGACAATCTGAAGCATTTTCAAAAGTTGTCAAAGCTGTGCATTGCAGCGCAAGACCTTACTACGTGTCCCACATAGTCCCGCGCGGCTAAGTTAAGTCACACCACAGATGGCTCACGGTTTCGGCCAGCCTCGCTTGGTGTCTTCTCGACACGTGTTTCCAAGCAAAGCCCCCTGGCTAAATGAGCTAACATAGCTAAGCTTACTGACCCAACAAACCGGGGCTAGCACGCACAACCACTCTGTCTCACCGTTACTGCCTCGTTAGCCTCACTGAGACCTCGGAGCGAAATGAGCTCTTGTCTGATACAGGTCTTGCATGTCTACCTCCTGGAGAATGAATGTACTTTCTATTTAAGACAAGGTGTTTGGCTGCTAGACCCGGCTCAACCTGCAGCGCGCGTAGCACCATGTACACAATCCACACTGAGTCGCGTGGAGAACGCGTCACTCTGGCGTCGACCAATCAGATTTTTACTAAGAACGACGAGTAGATGAGGAGAGCAATGAAAactataacaacaacaacaacaacaacaacaacaacaacaacaataataacttATTATAACTTATAACTTATAATAGTCTAAAACGAGATAAATAATTGAAACAATTACAACAAGATAAGctaaaagtgagttttaagaagagatttaaaggATACTGAGTTTGCCCGACTTAGATCCTCAGGCAGTGAGTTCCACTGCTGATTGGCCCTGCCTTTGCTGGCAGGGCCCCTCAGGCTTACCTCCAGTGACAAGTCGAGATTTAGGAACCATCAGCAGGGCCCTGCCAGAGAATCTCAAGCAGTGATCGGGCTCATAGAGAGTTGGCAGATCACGGATATAGGCAGGAGCCTGATCATTCAAGGCTTTAAAAACTAGCCATAAAAACTTcaaatcaattctaaaacacacagataaccAGCGATGTGGTTGCTTTTCTTAGAACACGTTAAAAAGTTTGGATAATGGCAGCAATTAGCTGTGTTTCTGACAAGCTATGAAGAGCTGCTCTCCCTGTTTGGTTTCATTATTTGGCACTGCAAGCCCAGCGGAACTGTGTTTTGCCACGCCATTTCCTCATTCAGCCCAAAAAAtctcttaaaatgttaaattagttGTTTTCAATTTTATCTGAACCGGTGTTTTCTTACCAGAAGCCAAAAGTATTAGCCTGGTTTTAAGTCTGACTACTGCAGCACTCAAAACTTAATGCAGACGCAGAGAAACagcttgtatttatttataacaacTGCCATTTGGTCCTTCATGTTGAACTTGCAAATAAGGCCAAATTGAGCCATGGGGGAAGATAGGATTAAGAGGATTTATTTCATGTGTGATATGACACTTTCATGTCAAGAAGCcatgaaaaatgcttttaaacaATGCAACAATGCAACgaaaagataaagacaaaacacaaatatatataacattgaGATCCTTTTATCGGGGCTTTATTGCTGACATCTACTTTTTACTAGTAATCCTCTCATCAGTATCTCTGTTTGTAGTTTGGTCCTGACCTGGAATGACACTAGTGTATTGTGCAGACGGTCCAATAGAGAACAAATATGTGGGTGGAAGCAATGAGTGCCGTGTCCCTCAACTGTGCCCCCCTTTTGAGGGAAACATCCTGCTTTGCCGAACCGTCATTGACCAAGGCTCAGAATCCCTGCTGACTGCGGTGCCCTGCTCTGTGGCTGACCACCCTTATTGACCTCTGTGGAGAGCCACAGCTGGTTACACAATATGACTATTTGAACATGACGCTCTTCACACATTTTGAATGATATTTAATTCAAGGAACATTTGTGCCAGATGCGAGGGCAGCTAACAAATGATAGAGGAGATGTTTGCAGATGTCTCACTATAAAAAACTGACCTATCACTGATTTACATTACCATGCTAGACTTTGTCAACTTACATTTGTTTTGGCAGCGGTCCCACAGAGTTACACAGTACACAGTACAACCCACATGTGACACAAGAGTCAGGAGGCATGATCATTGTGTTTAACTTGGCTCGTTTTTTTCCTGTTAGGATAGGATATATACACCACGGGTTGCATAGGTTCTgcctctcttcctttcccttATCTGCTCCACTGCTCTGATACCTCTCGTATCTCTCACAGAAATGAAACCCCTGGGCATCACTGTGGTTCTTGGACTACTGGTGGGGGTATGGGCTCAGCTCAATGTGCTGCATCCTCTGTGTGACTCCCCTGAGGCAGAGGAGGCTGCCCTGGTGGCTCAGGATTACGTCAATGCCCAGCACACTCATGGTTACAAGTTTGCACTGAACAGGATCGAGGAGATCGAAATCAAAACTGGGGTAAGTCAGCGAGAAGATGCTTCGTAGTTACAGGCAAAGAAATTCAGATAGCTACctcttttttaatcaacttGGAGCTCTGAATGTGATGTGCGCTACATtggaaaatacaaatgcatttcCTCTATACCCCTGGACAATAGGATCACATACTTGTTAGATTAAAATCTTAACTGTGTTATGAATCTGTGATTTTCACATTAAGCTGACTCAACAAATGCATGCATACATTTGCACAAACATgtcagaaaagatgaagaatCAACACTTCAACTatactcttctttttttcagtgtcattagACACTGCTATGCATGTTCATCCACGCAAATATGTCCTTGTAGTGGACTGTCCATGCtgtagagttaaaaaaaacaaaacaactaaataGTGTTTCCTTTTACCTCTCCTCAGATTAATGGAGAACAGATATATGTCTTGGAACTTGACCTGCTGGAAACAGATTGTCATGTGTTGGACCCCACACCTGTTGCCAACTGCACAGTCAGACCCAAATATTTGACGGTGAGACTGCGTACcaatagtagtaatagtaatagtaatagttgAGCTACAGCAATTCAACCAAATGTAAAGATGATGATCATTttagaatataaaataatgagaatAGAATAGAAGACTGACTATTGTGCTATGTGGACCGATTCTTTGTCTCCAATCAGGCAATTGAAGCAGACTGTGATGTGGTGCTGAAGAAGGTTGGCGGAGCCCTGTCTGTCACCACATTCAAGTGTGAAACAGAGGGTAAAACTTCCTGACCATACACATACAGAACATACCAGTGTCACGCTACACACAAAAACCTTgcatgtgtctttttgtttactCACATATAGAATCAACAGTGGACCTTTGCACTGGCTGTTTTACCCTCCTTCCCCTAAACAACACTGCAGCGCTGGACTTTGTCCATGCCACTCTGGCAACccttaataaaaatgttgtcaatGTAACTTACATTATTCTGGAGATTGGAAGGATGTCGTCACAGGTGGGCATAAGCATGTTCGGTCCAAATAAATTACAAGAATTTTTACAAGATTTAATGCACCTGCACATTGAATTAGTGTCTGTCAGTACATCAATACTTCCCAATaccttgtttcagtttttgtctggTGGGGCCAGATATTCAGTAGAATATGTCATAGCTGAGGCTAATTGCACTGGTGACACCTGCGTGCCCCTGGATGATCCCACGGCTGTAAGTACACAAAGCATTGCTCTAGTTTTCCACTTTTTTGAAAGAACGgcgtagttttttttttttttaattattattgcaATGATGTGTTATATACACGCTTTTATCAGAACGAACAAAAATGAGGGGGGtgaaaatcatgtttttctttttttctaccagGAACGGAGTATTTGTGTTGCCAAAGGTTTTAAAACTGCTCACACAGTGGACTGCAAGATGTTTACCATTCTGGTAAAATACTGTGTTTCACTTCTTCACATCATTTTGATGGCCAAAAATAAGTCTTGAAGTTTACCATCTTCCATTTATGTAGAACATGTTATTTCTAAGTCTCTGTTAATGCACACAATTTTTCAGACGCCTGTTGTGGATGCCATCAGCACTGTAGCTTCTGCCTTGCCACCAGCGGTCCATGTACATACAGGGGGCCTGTCACACAAGAATGGTCTAAGACACCATAAACTGACCTCTCATCATGAGCCTCATCTGGGCCGCTCTATGTCTGCAGAATCAGCAGAGTCAACTGAAATTGTACCTGTGGCCCCTGCAGTGGTtgatgctgctgcagctgctacACCTGCTTCTGCTGATCCCACTCTAGCTACTGACTCTGCATCAACCTCCAAAGCCTCAGCCAGTAAGGAGGAAGCTGTTAGTGTGGTTAAGAGAGATTTACATGCTGAACTCagccctgcagcagctgagaTCACTGTAGACCCTATTCCTCATGTGCAAGTATGTCCTGGAAGGGTCAGATTCTTCAAGTGAACAAGTCCCACAGACTCTCTATATTTGCTTCCTTCAGCTACACTGGTGCTAGGGTAACTTTAAGTGATACATGTGTTGTGGTAGGGAAATgtaacactgacacatttcTTGCAAACCAGGAATAATCCATTGTGTGAAACTGTCAAAGGAGCACAGTGTATTGCACAACAGCTCTTGAAATTTCTGTAAAATGGATGAAGAAGATTTGCATTCAATGCTGCTGAATAAATCTCTCAAGTCTgaactttttgtgtttgtactttTTAGTCATCGTGCATTCTTTAATATGAATTGAAACAAAGTCAGTGAAGGATTGAGAGTCATGTAAGGCCTTTTACAGGTTTGATGAGGACACATTGATAACCTCTCCATGTGAAACTTTCAATGAACAAACTGGTATCAGAGTTCATTTAATCATTCATGCCACATCTTTAAGGGTTATTGCAAAACACTGTGCTGTTTGCTGGTCATGTTGACTCATGCCAATGACATTCCCATGAACTCATCGACATTCCTACTAATACAGCCACAGCAAAATAAGTATCCATTTCACATGTTTTGTCCTGCTTGACTCCATGTTCAAAACAGCTCAATATGGCAAACATTACTTTACTGACATGCAAATTGGCACAACAATTAAACTCGCATTCAAATGCACTAATGCAACCAAAACACTTCATACACATCTCAGGATCAGCTCTTATACCAGAACACTGACAATATTTGTCTCCCAACAGGAAAACTTTGTCACATTATTTATACATTAGATTACCCCCCAGGTTAGAAAAATGATGAATGCCAATTTGACAGAAACGTATTCAAAATGTCAGGTAGAGCTGGGAAGTGATAGGCACTGTATGTGGAAATGTATCCATATACTGGGGTGAAATTATTGCTAAActtgatttgaatttttgtgtACCACTCGACACTAAACCTCAGGTTTTTCTTCCTTGGTTTacccagtttttattttaaaggttcTCATCGAAGAAGCCTGTTCAGAAAAAGATATTGCTCAGGTGAATTGATAATACACCGCCTACAATTGTGGGATGGCATAAGCtgatatacagtgcattcagaaagtattcagactccttcaattttacattttattatgttgcagccttatgctaaaatcatttcattttttcccctcatcgTTCTACATTCAACTCCtgataatgacaaagtgaaaacagaattttagaattttttgcaaatttattaaaaaggaaaaactgaaatatcacattgacttAAGTAGTCTGATCCTTTACTCAGAAattagttgaagcacctttggcagcaataagAGCCTTGAGGCTTTTTGGGAATGAtgcgacaagctttgcacacctgaatttagggattttctgccattcttctctacagatcctctcaagctctgtcaggttggacgGGGACtgttggtggacagccattttctcTCTACAGAGATGTTCAACTGGGTTCAAGTCAGtgctctggctgggccactcaaggacattcacacagttgtccctaagccactcttGCGTTGTCTTGGCagtgtgcttagggtcattgccctgttggaaggtgaaccttcggcaaaatctgaggtcctgagtgctctggaccaaGTTTTCATTGAGGTAATCTCTGTACTCTGCTCTGTTCAGTTTTCCCTCAACCCACCAGTCATCCTGTCCCtgatgctgaaaaacacccccacagcatgatgctgccaccacttTGCTTTACTTTTGGGATGGTATTGGCCTGGGGATGAGCGGTGTCTGGTTTCCACaagacatgacgcttagaattgaggccaaacacttcaatcttggtttcatcagaccagacaatcttgtttctcacagtctgattcctttaggtgcttttttgagaAATcagaggcacctgagctaaatttcaagtgtcatagcaaagtaTCTGAATATTtatatcaatgtgatatttcagtttcctttttaatacattggcaaaaatttcaaaaattcaaattcaagtttttgctttgtcattaaggggtattaagtgtagattgatgatggaaaaattaatttaaatgatcatagcaaaaagctgaaacataaaacatatcTGTGGCAGTGTCCAATATCTCCAAGTATCTGCTATGTTCGTAATATATTAAGGTCAAATATCATGGTTAGATGCTTCATTCTTGTGGACACTGTATATTGTTAGTATTATTGGAGctgtctgtttatgtttgtgttaaAAACCATAGTACagatgttaatttaaaaaaaaaaagaaaaacttcaatCTCCATTCCATGCACCCAACCCCCCCAACTGATATCTTCAATTCTGTCTAAGGACCCGTCTCTTTTCTGTAGCCTTTTGACATGAAGACACGACTGACCACACTtcgtctttttttaattttttttattctttgtacAATTGTTTTGTATGATTTTATCCAGAAattctgtgcttttattttcttatatcctagtatttgtgtctgtttttatttgatcattcatgtttttgattGTAATCATCAAATCCCACAATTTAAtctctctgtaaagcacttgggtcaacatttgtttttaaatgtgctctataaataaactgataCAACTTGACTATTGGTTTGCCAGACATCTTGAACAACTGATGTTGCTGCTGAGCGTTGTAGATTTAGCTGCACGCCGAGAGCAGCTCATTAATAAACCATTGTTTATGAAATGATCAAGAATCAAAGTTGCTCTAAACTCATCTGACCATACAGCTCTGGGTCTTATTCCTCTCAGCGGTCTTCCACCACATGTACTCCTGCCGGTTATCTCTGTCTGGCTGGGTCCATGTTTAGTGAAAAAACTAATTCCAAAAACCTGCCCATTTATATGGATTGTATGAAATTGGAAAGCTTAATCCCTAGGGTGAATGTTCAGCTAAACAGGAGTCAGCagtagtgggttttttttcctacattctGTTTTCAATGTAAATTTAGAAGGATGTAGCAAATTGCAATAATTGTGTTTTGAATGcaaatttaacaattttaagAGTAAGTGAGAAGAGTTGAATTCTACCTGATATACATAGTGTATgaattttgaaagatgtggtCATTGATTACATTTAGAAGTCAAAGCAATGAGATAGCaattgtaaaaaattaaacatccaAAAGCTCAAGCAGGTTGGAGTAGTTGTTCACAGgttaggtttttaaaaaaaaaaaaaaaaaaaaaaaaaaatcttgtggGCCCTtatcaaaaatgataaattagacttttgctgttgcagacattttaaaatcttttaccctactgtataaatataaaatagtgCTAAAATTACTGtgaaacagtgggaaaaaaaattcagttttcctAAGAAAATCTGAAGTTTTTCCAGCAACAAACACCAACAATTTAGGGTTGCACTCACTAAGGCCACTGTTGAATGAGTAAATCCTAGTAAGTGTATTTACATGAATGGGTCAATGTTCAGTAAGCACCAGTTCAcggtaaagaaaaacaagcaagaCAAATAAGTTCAACAAGGGCAATGCACCTTTTGGGTCTAAAATGCGGATATAATGCAACCAGTACTGAGTAAGCTACCCATTTTGAagttagtttttaaaaaaagcacaagctCAGGTACCGTTTCAACTGTTTATTCACTTTCAAGTCAGCTCATTTCTGCTTCTGATTTCCACCTTCACTCTGGATGGCTTGGTTCAGCCCTGTAAGAAACAAGACATTAGTCCAAAAGACTGGgccaagaaattaaaaaataaaataaaataaaataaaaaaaaaaactcattaacACACCATTTGCTTGGTGGTCAGCTACATTGCTCCATCTTTGAAATGTCTTTCCAGGACCATGGGCTGGAATTGTTTGGTCAGAGCCTAGAGGTCTACTGGGTTTCCACATGTCCTTCAATGACTCGGGGAATTCAGGCCTTAAATGTGCTGCACTGAAAGAAGGGTTCTGTGGGAAAGGTCCAAAATGAGGACCATCCGAGGTAGATGCAAACAATGGCAAACTTTCTGATGCATCCTCCGACTTCGGCATGTAGTTATCACTACCAGGTAAGAGGCTGAACATTTTCCCCAGCCCTTTGGTGTGCTGAGGTTTTAAATTCTGAGGATGTTGGGGTTTACTACTGTGTTGCCTTACAAGATTTTGTGCCAGGAAGTTTGTGTCACGAACCAGATCTCTAAAAGGCAAAGGGGATTCACTGAAACTGTTGGGCTCTCTACCTGGTGGGCCATGCTGTAGCAGCACATAACTGTTTGGTTCAGAATAGGGGTGGACAGTCTGTTTATGTTTGGTGGATTTCATTGAGACACTCACAAATGGCTGTGGTTGTGAGGAGCTATTATAAGTAGGAGCTTCAGCATCTTGAAGCATGTAAGGGACCAGAAAACGATCAAGTTCACTTTGGATTTTAGAATGTGTCTGCCCCTTAGATTCAGTGGGTTTGTTAGATGGCTGCAGTTCCTTTGCTTTATGTTCCTCCTTTCCAATATAAGACCTGAAATTAGGACCAGAGGGATTATTCATGTCCTCAGGTGATAGTTGGCTCATTTGCTGCTCTGGGGGCTTTATGTAATATGGCTCATATCGCACCATTGGATTTAGTTGGTCATTACCTGGGGTATGAAGTTTAGGGGGAACATTGTAGTGAGTTGCTGATTGGCTTTGTAGTAAATTTTGCAGTTTCTCATTTTGTGGTGGATATGGCCAATTAGGATATAGTGAATGAGGTACAAAATAAGGGTAAATTGGTAGGTCAGGATTTGTAGGCTTCCTGGGAATATTAGTTAGCACAGCAGGGTTGCCATCTGGTGGCAAGAGATATGGTTGCTTTTCATTTCCAGGTGGAAGGGACTGCAGTGAAGTGAGCACAGAGGGGGAAGTTTTGGAGGTGTTCATTGTCATTGCTTCAGTTGGCTTTTGAGGAAGTGGAGCAGTGGCCAGGCCATTACCAAACCCAGAATATGCCACTGAAGGGAGGGATGGCAGTACTGGATAGACTGGAGTATCTTTACGGTCACGGTCAGCTGGAACAATATGGAGATATTGATGAAAAGCAATTTGTGGACAGCAATTAGAAAGTCCAGATGGGCAAAATTGAGGGCAGTACAAAGGGGGCATATAAGGAGAGCTCGACTGAGGGCCTTGTGGGACTATACCACCATTACTAGGTTGCATAATGGTGACCTGTTGTGGCTGTTGCATGGAGATAGCAGGGGGCAATGTTATAGGCTGAGGGTGCTGGGGTTGCAGTGGGTAGTAAGGGTTAAAAGGGTAATACATCTGGCCACTTAGAGGTTTTACACCTGGAGGAAGTACACTTGGGACTGGCTTTTCAGTGGGAGTCCCAGCACCCGGAGTACCAGATGATTGTGGGTAAGAAGGTTTATTTGCTGGCTTCTCGGCTGGCTGATTTTTAGCCTCTGGCTGGGGGTAGAATAGGTAGGGGTATAATAGCTGGTTCACTTGGCCCCAAGGAGCTTCAGGCTGTGGTGGTTGGACAGTGGTTGGCTTTTCATCTGGCTGAGGATAGGGGTATTTGTGTACCTGACCCTGAGGGGCTTCAGGCTGTGGTGGTTGGACAGTGGTTGGCTTTTCATCTGGCTGAGGGAAGGGGTATTTGTGTACCTGACCCTGAGGGGCTTCAGGCTGTGATGGCTCTTTGCTCTCTGGAGTTGGGTGTGGTATGCTGGGTGACACATTTCCAGGGACTTTGGGTTTAAATACCTCAGGTGGCAATGGGCTAAGAGGTTGTTGTACTTGGCCCTTTGGAGCCAGTGTAGGGATTTGCTGTTTGAATGGTACGTGCACCTGATAAGGATCAGGAGGCCAAAACGGAGGGTAAAATGGATATGGGTAGAATGGCTGGTATATTTGTCCCTGAGGTTCCTGAGAAACTGGGGGCACAGTCTTTTCAGGTAATGGTTTTTCAGGGGTTTCAGGATACAGTGGATGGAGAGGTCGTTCTACTTGGGGATCTTCAGAAGCTGGTGGCTGAGGGTAAAAGGGAAATGGAATAAAGGGTGTGTGTTCTTGACCCTCAGGCTGGCTTGCAGGTGGTCCTACAGGTTTCTGAGGATGTCCAGATGAGGGGTTAAATGGGTTTGGAAGGACATGTTCGTCCAATTTACCTGGCAGTGGTTTAGTTACTGGTGGGTGTGTAGGGGAGGTTTCAGGCCTTGGGGGTTGaggataaaatggaaaaggGTAGTAAGGTTGTCGTCTTTGGCTCTTAGTAGTTTGGATAACTGGGAAAGACACTGTGGGTATAGGTTCCAGTTCAGGCCTGTGTGCAGGAGGGACATCGGGGTTAGGGGGCTTAACGTAGTGTGGATAAGGGTAAAAAGGGTTTACCGCTTTGCCATTAGGTGGTTGGGTGGCTGGAGGCTGTACAGAAGGTTCTTCTTGAACAGGCACATTTTCAGGTTGGGCTGGCCAGGGGTAAAATGGTAAAGGAATC encodes:
- the LOC120799380 gene encoding proline-rich extensin-like protein EPR1 isoform X3; this translates as MAFGESVGSRILLCLGLFLGTSSFCHCTPLTRLKALDKLRENLTISQSQPSGSGLHHGRLFIGQITLQNAKIKGTVAKKNLLHADTDYQADMAWPEPKQPKEQADGSSRPRPIDSAVERLLKMEPKVECTEDSMKLQVQDATSTPGGLFFVDRGSRLSPLPLSKLPPSCGYTIRSTRKDLVLVAPYDGCFVTHEEDSYVLPLHWCGVPVRMSCPLTRPSSPKPPMVTCHAQGMVVKTEWTVSVAKIKVNLNGNWEPLMKASPRCGFSVVAHPEGVVISVHYALCLEKKDGMYTLALAGDGETKISCPSLSAVQPEPTKSPAKGPKQQTEMPNTGVHPTTPSHNSGSARYQTQSPQSALPQVPGFPQNPELPNKKPNQGPKDVNQPQLPYYPFYPNFFYQYPDTKPTPTAQPLPSPLTKENGLQSKQTVSHPNQPMSPEGQVPQPLIPLPFYPWPAQPENVPVQEEPSVQPPATQPPNGKAVNPFYPYPHYVKPPNPDVPPAHRPELEPIPTVSFPVIQTTKSQRRQPYYPFPFYPQPPRPETSPTHPPVTKPLPGKLDEHVLPNPFNPSSGHPQKPVGPPASQPEGQEHTPFIPFPFYPQPPASEDPQVERPLHPLYPETPEKPLPEKTVPPVSQEPQGQIYQPFYPYPFYPPFWPPDPYQVHVPFKQQIPTLAPKGQVQQPLSPLPPEVFKPKVPGNVSPSIPHPTPESKEPSQPEAPQGQVHKYPYPQPDEKPTTVQPPQPEAPWGQVNQLLYPYLFYPQPEAKNQPAEKPANKPSYPQSSGTPGAGTPTEKPVPSVLPPGVKPLSGQMYYPFNPYYPLQPQHPQPITLPPAISMQQPQQVTIMQPSNGGIVPQGPQSSSPYMPPLYCPQFCPSGLSNCCPQIAFHQYLHIVPADRDRKDTPVYPVLPSLPSVAYSGFGNGLATAPLPQKPTEAMTMNTSKTSPSVLTSLQSLPPGNEKQPYLLPPDGNPAVLTNIPRKPTNPDLPIYPYFVPHSLYPNWPYPPQNEKLQNLLQSQSATHYNVPPKLHTPGNDQLNPMVRYEPYYIKPPEQQMSQLSPEDMNNPSGPNFRSYIGKEEHKAKELQPSNKPTESKGQTHSKIQSELDRFLVPYMLQDAEAPTYNSSSQPQPFVSVSMKSTKHKQTVHPYSEPNSYVLLQHGPPGREPNSFSESPLPFRDLVRDTNFLAQNLVRQHSSKPQHPQNLKPQHTKGLGKMFSLLPGSDNYMPKSEDASESLPLFASTSDGPHFGPFPQNPSFSAAHLRPEFPESLKDMWKPSRPLGSDQTIPAHGPGKTFQRWSNVADHQANGLNQAIQSEGGNQKQK
- the LOC120799380 gene encoding proline-rich extensin-like protein EPR1 isoform X2, whose amino-acid sequence is MAFGESVGSRILLCLGLFLGTSSFCHCTPLTRLKALDKLRENLTISQSQPSGSGLHHGRLFIGQITLQNAKIKGTVAKKNLLHADTDYQADMAWPEPKQPKEQADGSSRPRPIDSAVERLLKMEPKVECTEDSMKLQVQDATSTPGGLFFVDRGSRLSPLPLSKLPPSCGYTIRSTRKDLVLVAPYDGCFVTHEEDSYVLPLHWCGVPVRMSCPLTRPSSPKPPMVTCHAQGMVVKTEWTVSVAKIKVNLNGNWEPLMKASPRCGFSVVAHPEGVVISVHYALCLEKKDGMYTLALAGDGETKISCPSLSAVQPEPTKSPAKGPKQQTEMPNTGVHPTTPSHNSGSARYQTQSPQSALPQVPGFPQNPELPNKKPNQGPKDVNQPQLPYYPFYPNFFYQYPDTKPTPTAQPLPSPLTKENGLQSKQTVSHPNQPMSPEGQVPQPLIPLPFYPWPAQPENVPVQEEPSVQPPATQPPNGKAVNPFYPYPHYVKPPNPDVPPAHRPELEPIPTVSFPVIQTTKSQRRQPYYPFPFYPQPPRPETSPTHPPVTKPLPGKLDEHVLPNPFNPSSGHPQKPVGPPASQPEGQEHTPFIPFPFYPQPPASEDPQVERPLHPLYPETPEKPLPEKTVPPVSQEPQGQIYQPFYPYPFYPPFWPPDPYQVHVPFKQQIPTLAPKGQVQQPLSPLPPEVFKPKVPGNVSPSIPHPTPESKEPSQPEAPQGQVHKYPYPQPDEKPTTVQPPQPEAPWGQVNQLLYPYLFYPQPEAKNQPAEKPANKPSYPQSSGTPGAGTPTEKPVPSVLPPGVKPLSGQMYYPFNPYYPLQPQHPQPITLPPAISMQQPQQVTIMQPSNGGIVPQGPQSSSPYMPPLYCPQFCPSGLSNCCPQIAFHQYLHIVPADRDRKDTPVYPVLPSLPSVAYSGFGNGLATAPLPQKPTEAMTMNTSKTSPSVLTSLQSLPPGNEKQPYLLPPDGNPAVLTNIPRKPTNPDLPIYPYFVPHSLYPNWPYPPQNEKLQNLLQSQSATHYNVPPKLHTPGNDQLNPMVRYEPYYIKPPEQQMSQLSPEDMNNPSGPNFRSYIGKEEHKAKELQPSNKPTESKGQTHSKIQSELDRFLVPYMLQDAEAPTYNSSSQPQPFVSVSMKSTKHKQTVHPYSEPNSYVLLQHGPPGREPNSFSESPLPFRDLVRDTNFLAQNLVRQHSSKPQHPQNLKPQHTKGLGKMFSLLPGSDNYMPKSEDASESLPLFASTSDGPHFGPFPQNPSFSAAHLRPEFPESLKDMWKPSRPLGSDQTIPAHGPGKTFQRWSNVADHQANGLNQAIQSEGGNQKQK